A single genomic interval of Rosistilla ulvae harbors:
- a CDS encoding low molecular weight protein-tyrosine-phosphatase — MFVCMGNICRSPAAEGVMRRLVEAEGLDDKITIDSAGTIGFHTGKAADRRMRAAAQQRGLELTSRARQVTAADLQAFDLVVAMDADNARDLNALDGGSDARIEMLSSYLDDSWPSDVPDPYYGGEEGFEFVLNMLEQACPKILESLTSDAD, encoded by the coding sequence TTGTTTGTATGTATGGGCAATATCTGCCGTTCACCCGCGGCCGAAGGAGTGATGCGGCGGTTGGTCGAAGCGGAGGGTTTGGACGATAAGATCACTATCGATTCGGCCGGCACGATCGGCTTCCACACCGGGAAGGCGGCGGATCGTCGGATGCGAGCCGCCGCTCAACAGCGGGGGCTCGAATTGACGAGTCGAGCGCGGCAGGTGACGGCTGCGGATCTGCAAGCCTTCGATCTCGTCGTCGCCATGGATGCCGATAACGCTCGCGACCTGAACGCGCTCGATGGCGGTTCGGATGCTAGGATCGAAATGCTCAGTAGCTATCTGGACGATTCTTGGCCGAGCGATGTTCCCGATCCCTACTATGGTGGCGAGGAAGGTTTTGAGTTTGTCTTGAACATGCTGGAGCAAGCCTGTCCCAAGATCCTGGAGTCGTTGACATCCGATGCCGATTGA
- a CDS encoding midas domain-containing protein, with product MNVVHCPGCAQSLQLPENASPDMTLQCPHCGAVHQVDQFLPAGPDAVLEAVEPEVAFNEHAQEEFSQGETIADTPADAAVEEEQELGLLSFDDDIEELPMIELESDDDGSEELPSFEAAPVDADDEELPMIDLKSDDDGSEELPSFEAESIEMESTSETEAASADADDEELPTMELELDDDGSEELPSFEVEPIEMEAKPETETAPVADEDVADESLPMMELESGDNDSDALSIEAEPMDFKSEPELVIEPSSVAEASDEDQEEIVLPSVEFGSIEADEASSIAATEVEGEAAAELDETLDADEQELADSDEPVDVELDNAGTSLGFTEFGREPVAENVDDGEADDDLQVSEAASTDVPAAPKRSRVASLLVQIVCPECNDPVRMPESPAASDAEVSCPWCGQTNPLSVFAEQLAPPLQLVSPSSGSVGAVDRPSERIVAENAWSDENANAAAVVEPEGYESEAYAGYDDSPMTDAAGFDMSAHGLQPRARRRKKPSIIKMLVQWFGGGVLGIGGALAILYFGFPEKFPKFLPFQPPSSRSTSGVGSNSDFVPLGAEQNNDFGGTEFVVDNENSELLESIELPAAEGVAEDTVTEDETASAPETIEPEPAPSLGERRLQTAREALAVAIETEKESADFNVNRNSLYRGLAELAAAVADNPFSKQPKKEAAQLLEELGGQRELMMSLAGLAPHWLASSQRGSDGVFLVAKLGSKTKAQSRPGYHSIQLARYIGEAAGAEPITVFGLLDDLMPYQDQNVMILAVIENNASDITGAGSLLKLSAIQPL from the coding sequence ATGAATGTCGTTCACTGCCCCGGCTGCGCCCAATCGCTTCAATTGCCCGAAAACGCCAGTCCGGACATGACGCTGCAGTGTCCTCACTGCGGCGCGGTTCACCAAGTCGATCAATTTTTGCCGGCTGGGCCCGATGCGGTGCTGGAAGCTGTCGAACCCGAAGTGGCGTTTAACGAACATGCCCAGGAGGAATTTTCGCAGGGGGAAACCATCGCTGATACTCCAGCGGATGCCGCGGTGGAGGAAGAGCAAGAGCTCGGCTTGCTCAGTTTCGATGACGATATCGAAGAGCTGCCGATGATCGAATTGGAATCGGACGACGACGGCAGCGAAGAGTTGCCGAGCTTCGAAGCTGCCCCAGTCGACGCGGACGATGAGGAGTTGCCGATGATCGATCTGAAATCGGACGACGATGGCAGCGAAGAATTGCCAAGCTTCGAAGCCGAATCGATCGAAATGGAATCAACGTCCGAGACCGAAGCCGCATCGGCCGACGCTGACGATGAAGAGCTGCCGACGATGGAGCTGGAATTGGACGACGATGGCAGTGAAGAACTGCCCAGCTTCGAAGTCGAACCGATCGAAATGGAAGCGAAGCCCGAGACCGAAACTGCGCCGGTCGCCGATGAAGATGTGGCCGATGAATCGCTGCCGATGATGGAGTTGGAATCGGGGGACAACGATAGCGACGCACTGTCAATCGAAGCCGAACCGATGGACTTCAAGTCCGAACCGGAACTTGTGATCGAGCCGTCAAGCGTTGCCGAAGCCAGCGACGAAGATCAGGAAGAGATCGTATTGCCGAGCGTGGAGTTCGGTTCGATCGAAGCCGACGAAGCATCGAGTATTGCGGCGACCGAGGTGGAGGGGGAAGCGGCTGCAGAGCTGGACGAAACCTTGGATGCTGACGAACAAGAATTGGCCGACAGCGACGAACCGGTTGACGTCGAACTAGACAACGCTGGAACGTCGCTCGGTTTCACGGAGTTTGGTCGCGAGCCAGTGGCCGAGAACGTCGACGACGGCGAAGCGGACGACGATTTGCAGGTGAGCGAGGCTGCGTCGACGGACGTTCCCGCGGCTCCAAAGCGTTCGCGGGTTGCGAGTCTGTTGGTGCAGATTGTTTGCCCTGAGTGCAACGATCCCGTCCGAATGCCTGAATCGCCCGCGGCCAGCGACGCGGAAGTGAGTTGTCCTTGGTGCGGGCAGACCAATCCATTAAGTGTTTTTGCCGAGCAATTGGCTCCGCCGCTCCAACTGGTTTCACCGTCGTCGGGCAGCGTCGGCGCGGTGGATCGACCGAGCGAGCGGATCGTCGCCGAAAACGCATGGAGTGATGAAAACGCGAATGCCGCGGCTGTGGTCGAGCCCGAGGGATACGAGTCGGAGGCGTACGCGGGGTATGACGATTCGCCGATGACCGATGCGGCCGGTTTCGACATGTCGGCGCATGGGCTGCAACCGCGGGCCCGACGTCGCAAAAAGCCTTCGATCATCAAGATGTTGGTTCAGTGGTTTGGTGGCGGCGTGTTGGGAATCGGCGGCGCACTGGCGATTCTCTACTTCGGCTTCCCCGAGAAGTTTCCGAAGTTCTTGCCGTTCCAGCCGCCAAGCAGTCGCAGCACGTCGGGTGTGGGTAGCAACAGCGATTTTGTCCCCCTCGGCGCGGAACAGAATAATGATTTCGGTGGAACCGAGTTTGTGGTCGACAACGAAAACAGCGAGCTGCTGGAATCGATCGAGCTGCCCGCCGCAGAGGGTGTCGCCGAAGATACCGTGACGGAGGACGAGACCGCATCGGCGCCCGAAACGATTGAACCGGAGCCGGCACCGTCGTTGGGCGAACGGCGACTGCAAACCGCTCGTGAAGCGTTGGCTGTGGCGATCGAAACCGAAAAGGAGAGTGCCGATTTTAATGTGAACCGGAACTCGCTCTATCGCGGTTTGGCAGAACTGGCTGCGGCGGTTGCCGACAACCCGTTTTCCAAACAGCCGAAAAAAGAGGCGGCGCAATTGCTGGAAGAGTTGGGAGGACAACGCGAGCTGATGATGTCGTTGGCCGGCCTGGCACCCCATTGGTTGGCGTCTTCGCAGCGCGGCAGCGATGGCGTTTTTCTGGTCGCCAAATTGGGCAGCAAGACAAAAGCTCAATCGCGTCCTGGATACCATTCCATTCAACTGGCTCGATATATCGGCGAAGCGGCTGGTGCCGAACCGATCACTGTCTTCGGGCTGTTGGATGATCTGATGCCCTACCAAGACCAAAACGTTATGATACTGGCGGTGATTGAGAATAATGCAAGCGATATCACCGGCGCCGGCAGCCTCTTGAAACTGTCGGCCATCCAGCCGTTGTAA
- a CDS encoding DUF1559 domain-containing protein: MAAKKKHGFTLVELLVVIAIIGILVGLLLPAVQAAREAARRMQCSNNLKQIGIAMHNYHDTFKKLPMGLKNDYGHALDMRGQQYGHKLPSGTPFQSNMAQYNWSAYIAPFVELQNAFDAIDVNGRYAAEAMDIATARAVVATPVAGFRCPSDTGEDVNVHGIYRVKALNGTTYDVATSNYAGVADDDGGGGGLNLSMDARGCKGVLYNDSDDRFRDVTDGTSNVLLVGERADETYNGLCGKKQITGAATLYVSSAQSLLAHSNRGASSALGVAGAGINVDAPNCADMYNVKVPFTSLHPGGAQFVLVDGSVHFLSETLDLTTYRRLANKEDGNPVQLP; the protein is encoded by the coding sequence ATGGCTGCGAAGAAGAAACACGGTTTCACGCTGGTTGAGTTGCTTGTGGTGATCGCCATCATCGGCATTTTAGTGGGGCTGCTTCTGCCCGCGGTTCAGGCGGCTCGCGAAGCCGCACGCCGTATGCAGTGCAGCAACAATCTGAAGCAAATCGGCATCGCGATGCACAACTATCACGATACGTTCAAGAAGCTTCCCATGGGACTAAAGAATGATTATGGGCACGCACTCGACATGCGAGGTCAGCAGTATGGCCACAAGCTCCCCAGTGGCACGCCGTTTCAATCAAATATGGCGCAATACAACTGGAGTGCCTACATCGCACCGTTTGTTGAGTTGCAGAATGCCTTTGATGCGATTGACGTGAATGGTCGATACGCTGCGGAAGCGATGGACATCGCAACAGCGCGCGCTGTAGTTGCAACCCCCGTGGCTGGATTCCGTTGCCCATCGGATACCGGTGAAGATGTCAACGTTCATGGTATATATCGAGTAAAAGCATTGAACGGGACAACGTATGACGTGGCGACCTCCAACTACGCTGGAGTTGCGGATGACGACGGCGGTGGTGGTGGGTTGAATTTGAGCATGGATGCACGTGGTTGCAAAGGTGTGCTCTATAACGATAGCGATGATAGGTTCCGCGATGTTACCGACGGAACCAGCAACGTGCTTCTCGTGGGAGAAAGAGCGGATGAGACGTATAATGGTCTCTGTGGTAAAAAACAGATCACAGGGGCAGCGACACTCTACGTCTCATCAGCTCAGAGCTTGCTTGCGCATTCAAACCGAGGGGCATCCTCAGCACTAGGAGTTGCCGGCGCGGGGATCAATGTCGATGCACCAAATTGCGCTGATATGTACAACGTGAAGGTTCCCTTCACTTCTCTTCATCCCGGTGGAGCCCAGTTTGTATTGGTCGATGGTTCGGTTCACTTTCTGTCTGAGACATTGGACCTAACAACGTATCGCCGATTGGCAAATAAAGAGGATGGGAACCCAGTGCAATTGCCGTAG
- a CDS encoding tetratricopeptide repeat protein translates to MEKSPDTYRIFCLGGSTTYGRPYDDETSFVGFLREYLPAIDRSKDWEVINAGGISYASYRVEVLLDELIQYQPDMLVIYTGHNEFLEDRTYQRLLSVPKSVRRFAEYARRLRTVAAMEKLVQPASLDENQQSLSGEVDAILDRSIGPAAYHRDPPWRAEVLANFRSTLERILAKAEEAGVRVLLVVPADNLRDCSPFKSEHSAEITASQQREFMQLFDRGRAALDNGEPDVAVELLERATKMDPSYAAAYYYLGHAYLGVDQVAAAREAFLRARQEDVCPLRAIAEIQQIVREVGNENQVATIDFPSLLESRSEFEIPGADWFLDHVHPTIDGHAFLAENIVDRLADAGIVAPHTGWDASEFASIAGLRKQQIDPQKHAVSLKNLAKVFSWAGKVEEADRLAQQAGEILGDDAESQVMSGVAKLRQNDLDAAQRSFEFALQQEPNNVRALSALADVMYRRGELEQALELFQKAIAIEPQHSPAHFNLGNTFRDLGQIDAAAAEYHAALAITPEHADSHKNLGLLLAGQGAIDEAVSHFENAADLEPRVPQRHADLGYILIDAGQLARAKTEFQAALAIDPNNLSAIFGMGLAQAQSGMREQAEIWLSKVLLIDPQHAGAKSVLQAIRN, encoded by the coding sequence TTGGAGAAAAGCCCCGATACCTACCGCATTTTTTGCTTGGGCGGGTCGACAACCTATGGCCGACCCTACGATGACGAAACGTCATTTGTTGGTTTTTTGAGAGAGTATCTTCCCGCCATCGATCGCTCCAAAGATTGGGAAGTTATCAATGCGGGAGGAATCAGCTATGCCAGTTATCGCGTGGAGGTGCTGCTGGATGAGCTGATTCAGTACCAGCCCGATATGCTCGTCATCTATACGGGCCATAATGAATTTCTAGAAGATCGGACCTACCAACGTCTGCTGTCGGTTCCCAAATCCGTGCGACGATTCGCTGAATATGCGCGGCGATTGCGGACCGTGGCCGCGATGGAAAAATTGGTCCAGCCCGCCTCGCTGGACGAGAATCAGCAGAGCCTGTCCGGTGAGGTCGATGCGATTTTGGATCGCTCGATCGGTCCCGCAGCCTATCATCGCGATCCCCCGTGGCGGGCCGAGGTGCTTGCAAATTTCCGTTCGACGCTCGAACGTATTCTAGCCAAGGCGGAAGAGGCTGGTGTCCGTGTTTTGCTTGTTGTCCCCGCCGACAATCTGCGAGACTGTTCGCCATTTAAGAGCGAGCATTCGGCCGAAATCACTGCGTCGCAACAACGCGAATTTATGCAGTTGTTCGACCGCGGGCGTGCGGCTCTGGACAATGGGGAGCCAGATGTTGCGGTCGAGTTATTGGAACGCGCGACCAAGATGGACCCCTCTTATGCCGCTGCCTACTATTACCTTGGTCATGCCTATTTAGGAGTCGACCAGGTCGCGGCGGCACGTGAGGCGTTCTTGCGCGCCAGGCAGGAAGATGTCTGCCCGCTTCGTGCGATAGCAGAGATCCAACAGATCGTTCGAGAGGTGGGCAACGAAAATCAGGTTGCGACGATCGATTTCCCGTCGCTGCTGGAATCGAGATCGGAATTTGAAATTCCAGGGGCCGATTGGTTTCTTGACCATGTTCACCCAACGATTGATGGACACGCCTTCCTGGCGGAGAACATCGTCGATCGACTTGCCGACGCGGGAATCGTCGCTCCACACACCGGCTGGGATGCCAGTGAGTTCGCATCGATTGCAGGTCTCCGCAAACAGCAGATCGATCCACAGAAACATGCGGTGTCGCTGAAAAACTTGGCAAAGGTATTCAGTTGGGCGGGGAAGGTCGAAGAGGCGGATCGGCTTGCTCAACAAGCGGGTGAAATCTTGGGGGATGATGCCGAATCGCAAGTCATGTCAGGCGTCGCAAAGCTTCGGCAGAACGATCTTGACGCTGCGCAGCGGAGTTTCGAGTTTGCGCTTCAGCAAGAACCCAATAATGTCCGGGCGTTAAGCGCACTGGCGGACGTGATGTATCGCCGAGGGGAATTGGAGCAGGCGCTCGAGTTGTTTCAGAAGGCGATTGCGATCGAACCGCAGCATTCGCCTGCTCATTTCAATCTTGGAAATACCTTCCGCGATCTGGGCCAAATCGACGCGGCCGCTGCGGAATATCATGCAGCCTTGGCGATTACTCCCGAGCACGCCGACAGTCATAAAAATTTGGGGCTCTTGTTAGCTGGGCAAGGTGCGATCGACGAGGCGGTATCGCATTTCGAAAACGCTGCGGATTTAGAGCCACGGGTGCCGCAGCGTCACGCCGATCTGGGGTACATTTTGATCGATGCGGGGCAACTGGCACGGGCTAAAACTGAATTCCAAGCTGCGTTGGCGATCGATCCGAATAATCTCTCCGCGATTTTCGGCATGGGGCTCGCCCAGGCACAAAGCGGCATGCGTGAACAGGCGGAAATCTGGCTGTCGAAAGTGCTGTTGATCGACCCGCAACATGCGGGGGCGAAAAGCGTTCTGCAAGCAATCCGAAATTAG
- a CDS encoding type II toxin-antitoxin system Phd/YefM family antitoxin — MATVSIEDAQSKLAELIHSMAPGEALIITDGSQPVACLTATDAPPPPTPRKPGTLAGTVTYMADDFDAPLDELRDYMP, encoded by the coding sequence ATGGCTACTGTATCGATCGAAGACGCTCAATCCAAACTTGCCGAATTGATTCACAGCATGGCACCCGGGGAGGCATTGATCATTACCGACGGAAGCCAGCCCGTTGCTTGTCTGACGGCAACAGATGCACCGCCGCCACCGACCCCGCGCAAGCCGGGGACGCTTGCTGGCACGGTGACCTACATGGCGGATGATTTCGATGCGCCATTGGATGAGTTGAGGGACTACATGCCGTGA
- a CDS encoding type II toxin-antitoxin system VapC family toxin, whose translation MRVLLDSHAVIWWVDQHRLLSPNALAAVADPSNELFVSAATVWEIGIKVGLGKLRLSLPYRTWMNQA comes from the coding sequence GTGAGAGTGTTGCTCGATTCCCACGCGGTGATTTGGTGGGTCGATCAGCATCGCTTGCTCAGCCCAAATGCGCTCGCAGCAGTTGCCGATCCGAGCAATGAATTGTTTGTCAGTGCGGCGACAGTTTGGGAAATCGGTATCAAAGTGGGGCTTGGCAAACTGCGGCTCTCGCTCCCCTATCGCACCTGGATGAACCAAGCGTGA
- a CDS encoding aminotransferase-like domain-containing protein has translation MNLHNSTHEQLLSPRGTRASEQPISQLMSAALANPGIISLAAGFVDNATLPLEFVSEAAQNVLGDTATGRLALQYGTNNGPQELRQAIARRNFSNNADDLADRMILTAGSNQLLHLVAECVFDEGDIVLCAAPTYFVFLGLLKDMGVRAFGIEADDQGMIPESLDQGLQQLADNNELHRVKSVYLIPYCDNPGGSTVPEARRQELIAVMKKWQQQSPILLLVDNAYRDLRYSGEDIPTLTDLGADPELTVESGTFSKNFGPGIRVGWGVMPRWLFDSARRFKSVIDFGSAHLNQQLMLNILKSGRFDEQVQRLQTAYAGKLQVMLEACDTHLAGIPGVEYRRPIGGLYVWLELPPGVDAGSDSPLWKQCIERGVLYVPGEFCYPSEGAAVRKNTIRLSFGVQPESQIRDGIKLLSEAITAIMNPANV, from the coding sequence ATGAACCTCCACAACTCCACGCACGAGCAACTTCTCAGTCCCCGCGGCACCCGGGCTTCGGAACAACCGATCAGCCAGTTGATGTCTGCCGCATTGGCCAACCCAGGAATCATTTCCTTGGCCGCGGGATTTGTCGACAATGCCACGCTGCCGTTGGAGTTTGTTTCCGAAGCCGCTCAAAACGTACTCGGCGACACCGCGACGGGGCGGTTGGCGCTGCAATACGGCACCAACAACGGGCCGCAGGAACTTCGCCAAGCGATCGCGCGGCGGAACTTCAGCAACAACGCCGACGATCTGGCCGATCGGATGATCCTGACCGCCGGCAGCAACCAATTGCTGCACCTGGTCGCCGAATGTGTCTTCGACGAAGGGGACATCGTGCTCTGCGCGGCTCCCACCTATTTCGTCTTCTTGGGGCTGTTGAAGGATATGGGCGTCCGCGCCTTTGGCATCGAAGCGGATGACCAGGGGATGATCCCCGAATCGTTGGACCAAGGCTTGCAGCAGTTGGCGGACAACAACGAGCTACACCGGGTCAAATCGGTCTACCTGATTCCGTATTGCGACAACCCGGGCGGCTCGACAGTCCCCGAAGCTCGGCGGCAAGAACTGATCGCCGTGATGAAAAAATGGCAGCAGCAATCGCCGATCCTGCTGTTGGTCGACAACGCCTATCGCGACTTGCGTTATTCGGGCGAAGACATCCCGACGCTAACCGACCTTGGTGCCGACCCTGAATTGACCGTCGAAAGCGGGACCTTCTCGAAAAATTTCGGCCCCGGAATCCGCGTCGGTTGGGGCGTGATGCCGCGTTGGCTGTTCGATTCGGCCCGTCGCTTCAAATCGGTGATCGATTTTGGTTCGGCTCACCTAAACCAACAACTGATGCTGAACATCTTGAAATCGGGTCGCTTCGACGAACAGGTCCAGCGACTGCAGACCGCTTATGCGGGCAAGTTGCAAGTCATGTTAGAGGCTTGCGATACGCACTTGGCAGGAATCCCAGGCGTCGAATATCGCCGACCGATCGGTGGCCTATACGTCTGGCTGGAACTGCCGCCGGGCGTCGATGCCGGCTCCGATTCGCCACTCTGGAAACAATGTATCGAGCGCGGCGTGTTGTATGTTCCGGGCGAGTTCTGTTACCCAAGCGAAGGGGCCGCGGTGCGGAAGAACACGATCCGACTCAGCTTCGGCGTCCAGCCCGAATCGCAAATCCGCGACGGCATCAAACTGCTCAGCGAAGCGATCACCGCCATCATGAACCCCGCCAACGTCTAA
- a CDS encoding ComF family protein, which translates to MAGDRSPRAALAGGLRRDSAWSHVPLSIARAFLEMVYPPTCTLCGGALVDPGAIEMCDACIDAVRGKCRHWCRRCGMPMEPMRLGEPTCNRCLKQKLPFAEVVVLGRYEGAMREAVIAGKKFIHEPLMMALGGLLGEQIASRMDSIPEIVTFVPSHWRRRLGRGTVPAATLAKQVGRVLGRPVHAATRCVRGTTKQGKLVADQRAANILNAFALRRRYHPNGHSYLLIDDVMTTGSTMCEVTRVLLAAGATRVCVAATARGVGKN; encoded by the coding sequence ATGGCGGGCGATAGATCACCACGGGCTGCACTGGCGGGCGGCCTGCGGCGCGATAGCGCTTGGTCGCACGTGCCGCTGTCGATCGCCAGGGCGTTTCTCGAAATGGTCTATCCGCCGACCTGCACGTTGTGTGGTGGGGCGTTGGTCGATCCGGGGGCGATCGAAATGTGTGATGCTTGCATCGACGCGGTCCGCGGAAAATGTCGACACTGGTGCCGCCGCTGTGGGATGCCGATGGAACCGATGCGGTTGGGCGAACCGACTTGCAATCGATGTCTCAAGCAGAAGCTGCCGTTTGCCGAAGTCGTTGTCTTGGGGCGTTATGAGGGAGCGATGCGGGAGGCTGTGATCGCGGGGAAGAAGTTCATTCACGAACCGTTGATGATGGCGTTGGGAGGATTGTTAGGGGAACAGATTGCTAGCCGGATGGATTCGATCCCCGAGATTGTGACCTTCGTTCCATCCCATTGGCGACGCAGGTTGGGGCGTGGTACGGTGCCTGCTGCAACGCTGGCGAAACAGGTTGGCCGCGTGTTGGGCCGCCCGGTGCATGCGGCGACTCGCTGTGTGCGGGGGACGACCAAGCAGGGAAAGTTGGTGGCGGATCAGCGAGCGGCCAATATTTTGAATGCTTTTGCGTTGCGGCGTCGATATCACCCCAACGGCCACAGCTATCTGTTGATCGACGACGTCATGACGACTGGATCGACGATGTGCGAGGTGACGCGGGTGTTGTTAGCGGCCGGAGCGACGCGAGTTTGCGTTGCGGCTACTGCGCGCGGCGTCGGAAAAAACTAA
- a CDS encoding DUF502 domain-containing protein, which produces MNTDELSPAVSPSTATTFRRAILHGLGIVMPPLLTILLFVWAWTTTENYVLSPLEAGIRNVLVWNLQEIEDVKPVDRNFVADPTGKKFLPQYVVSYVDQNLHRLGPFESVPGTAIAYWHRYVQLVYLPRTVVVPFFLLMFLVLLYFLGRMFANGIGRFFVRAMDRFIGRVPVVSNVYSSVKQVTDFVFSERDIEFNRVVAIEYPRKGIWSIGFVTGQSMADISAAANEPVLSVLMPTSPMPVTGFTVTVRKSEAVDLDLTIDQAIQFIVSCGVVVPAKQQQVVNRLQLELPGSDKAAAMLSSDGSSPDSSSLAD; this is translated from the coding sequence ATGAACACTGACGAGCTATCGCCAGCGGTGTCGCCAAGCACAGCGACAACTTTTCGCCGTGCAATCCTGCACGGTCTGGGGATCGTCATGCCGCCGTTGCTGACGATTTTGCTGTTCGTATGGGCCTGGACCACGACTGAAAACTACGTGCTGTCGCCGCTGGAAGCGGGGATTCGCAACGTTTTGGTTTGGAATCTGCAGGAGATCGAAGACGTCAAACCAGTCGATAGGAATTTTGTCGCCGATCCGACGGGGAAGAAGTTTCTTCCTCAATATGTCGTTTCGTACGTCGATCAGAATCTCCATCGTTTGGGCCCGTTTGAGTCGGTGCCAGGGACTGCGATCGCGTATTGGCATCGTTACGTTCAATTGGTCTACCTGCCGCGCACGGTGGTCGTCCCGTTTTTCTTGTTGATGTTCCTGGTCCTGCTGTACTTCCTGGGGCGGATGTTTGCCAACGGGATCGGACGATTTTTTGTCCGCGCGATGGATCGATTCATCGGCCGCGTGCCGGTGGTCAGCAACGTCTATTCTTCGGTCAAACAGGTCACCGATTTTGTCTTCAGCGAACGGGATATCGAATTTAACCGCGTCGTCGCGATCGAATATCCACGCAAGGGAATTTGGTCGATTGGGTTTGTGACCGGTCAGAGCATGGCGGATATCAGCGCTGCGGCGAACGAGCCGGTGTTGAGCGTTTTGATGCCGACCTCGCCGATGCCGGTGACCGGGTTTACTGTCACCGTCCGCAAGAGCGAGGCTGTCGATTTGGACCTGACGATCGATCAAGCGATCCAGTTTATCGTCAGCTGTGGCGTGGTTGTTCCCGCAAAGCAGCAGCAGGTGGTCAATCGTTTGCAGTTGGAACTGCCTGGCAGCGACAAAGCGGCAGCGATGTTGTCCAGCGATGGCAGTTCGCCCGACTCCTCTTCGCTGGCCGATTGA